The following are encoded together in the Fusarium keratoplasticum isolate Fu6.1 chromosome 1, whole genome shotgun sequence genome:
- a CDS encoding NAD(P)-bd-dom domain-containing protein, giving the protein MAPKIFLTGVTGFIGGAAFAKIYEKHPDYEYKLFVRSEERAKAVSQKYPDVKFVYGDLNSTDVIEKAAAEADIVIHTAESADTVSAAEAIAKGLAAGHTADKPGYWIHLSGTGILTWYDFDNKRFGEGPLPEQKYNDINDIDRLLTLPESAIHRDVDKIVQGANSDAVKTLIIAPPTIYGTGGGPVNKRSIQVPNLANASLQLGYAPVIGAGKTEWDNVNINDLADLFSRFVDATQDPSKRSNPEIFGRHAYYFARGGQHVWADIAAWIADEARRQGYAPDLKTKSVPLEVVSKLGLVSAESWGANSKGEAERAKKYLGWEPKGVPLKETIAEAVALEAKKLGLTAK; this is encoded by the exons ATGGCGCCCAAGATCTTCCT AACCGGTGTCACTG GCTTCATCGGAGGCgctgcctttgccaagatTTACGAGAAACACCCAGATTACGAATACAAACTCTTCGTCCGTAGCGAGGAGCGTGCCAAGGCTGTTTCTCAGAAGTATCCCGACGTCAAGTTCGTGTATGGCGACCTCAATAGCACCGATGTGATCGAGAAGGCGGCTGCTGAGGCCGACATTGTCATCC ACACGGCAGAATCAGCAGACACCGTATCTGCTGCCGAGGCAATCGCAAAGGGCCTCGCCGCTGGCCATACAGCAGACAAGCCAGGATACTGGATCCATCTGTCGGGTACTGGTATCCTGACCTGGTACGACTTTGATAACAAGCGTTTTGGCGAGGGACCTCTGCCCGAGCAAAAGTACAATGATATTAACGACATCGACCGCCTCCTGACCCTACCAGAATCGGCCATCCACAGAGACGTCGACAAGATTGTCCAGGGTGCCAACTCGGACGCCGTCAAGACCCTCATCATAGCACCTCCAACCATCTATGGAACAGGCGGCGGACCCGTCAACAAGCGCAGCATCCAGGTCCCAAACCTCGCCAACGCGAGCCTTCAACTAGGCTACGCACCCGTCATCGGGGCCGGCAAGACGGAGTGGGACAacgtcaacatcaacgacctcGCAGACCTGTTTAGCAGATTCGTCGACGCAACACAGGACCCATCCAAGCGGAGCAACCCCGAGATCTTTGGCCGCCACGCCTACTACTTCGCCCGGGGCGGCCAGCACGTGTGGGCCGACATCGCGGCTTGGATCGCCGACGAGGCGAGGCGTCAGGGGTACGCCCCGGACCTCAAGACAAAGTCGGTGCCGCTCGAGGTGGTGTCCAAGCTCGGGCTGGTGTCGGCCGAGTCGTGGGGCGCCAACTCCAAGGGCGAGGCCGAGAGGGCCAAGAAGTATCTGGGGTGGGAGCCCAAGGGGGTGCCGCTCAAGGAGACAATTGCAGAGGCTGTGGCGCtcgaggcaaagaagctggGCTTGACGGCCAAGTAG